From a single Gemmatimonadales bacterium genomic region:
- a CDS encoding YXWGXW repeat-containing protein, producing the protein MALGALLVTAGCAASISPSGAEVVVRRPPPRRVEVRGVAPGRGYVWIDGHYAWQGGDYVWVAGRWESPPAPRQHWVGGRWVHARGGWYWQEGHWG; encoded by the coding sequence ATGGCGCTGGGGGCACTCCTGGTCACCGCCGGATGCGCCGCCAGCATTTCGCCGTCCGGCGCCGAGGTGGTGGTGCGGCGCCCGCCACCACGACGCGTCGAGGTCCGCGGCGTTGCGCCGGGCCGCGGATATGTGTGGATCGACGGTCACTACGCCTGGCAGGGCGGCGACTATGTCTGGGTCGCCGGCCGCTGGGAATCGCCGCCGGCGCCTCGCCAGCACTGGGTTGGGGGACGGTGGGTCCACGCCCGCGGTGGCTGGTACTGGCAGGAAGGTCATTGGGGCTGA
- a CDS encoding 3-hydroxyacyl-CoA dehydrogenase NAD-binding domain-containing protein produces the protein MTAFAVERRGGVAIITFDTPHETVNKISKAIGWELEELLQRLDGDEVVKSIVLRSGKPDIFIAGADIGEFVVLRSVEEGVRLSRDGQLLMQRIADSAKPVVAAIHGACLGGGLELALACSYRIASDHPRTVLGFPEVQLGVIPAAGGSTRLPRLVGAHAALDMILTARHERGRKALAIGLIDELVPEAILLDIAVAAAERLSRGGKPPRRRHGSFLIDGNPIGRRMVYRKAREETTRKTGGHYPAPLRAIEVVRTALEHGVNRGLEAEAQAFGELAMTDVSRRLVEIFFATSELKKDDGVPPGMARPRPVRRLGVVGAGFMGSGIAGTAVMQAGVEVRMKDADLAKVGRGLKAATDILAHQLERRRITPHEFVRRKAYLSGTAAFDGFGATDLVIEAVFEDLGVKRQVIEELEPAVPISTVIATNTSTLPVHEIAAAAHHPERILGMHFFSPVEKMPLLEVIPTDMTSAEAVVTAVQFGRRLGKTVIVVADSPGFWVNRILLPYLNEAGHLLEEGIPIETIDDVMTQWGFPVGPVALMDEVGLDVAEKAGKVMHQALGDRLSPSRVIAVMRADDRLGRKNGRGFYFYKDGHKTDPDSSVFHLLGVRQAGDADRRRIEDRLVFAMLNEAARAMSEGVVRTPRDADIGALFGIGFPAFRGGPLRELDTIGAAEAVGRLERLAAAHGPRFEPAPVLDEMARTGQRWYPSGADH, from the coding sequence ATGACGGCGTTCGCGGTCGAGCGGCGCGGCGGTGTCGCGATCATCACCTTCGATACGCCGCATGAGACGGTCAACAAGATCAGCAAGGCGATCGGCTGGGAACTCGAGGAGCTGCTGCAGCGGCTCGACGGCGACGAGGTCGTCAAGTCGATCGTGCTGCGCTCGGGGAAGCCCGACATCTTCATCGCCGGCGCCGACATCGGTGAGTTCGTCGTGCTGCGATCGGTGGAAGAAGGCGTTCGCCTGTCGCGGGACGGCCAGCTGCTGATGCAGCGGATCGCCGACAGCGCCAAGCCGGTCGTCGCGGCGATCCACGGCGCCTGTCTCGGCGGCGGGCTCGAGCTCGCGCTGGCGTGCTCCTATCGCATCGCCAGCGATCATCCGCGCACCGTGCTCGGTTTCCCCGAAGTCCAGCTCGGCGTGATCCCGGCCGCCGGCGGATCGACGCGACTGCCGAGGCTGGTCGGGGCGCACGCGGCGCTCGACATGATCCTCACGGCGCGGCACGAACGCGGCCGCAAGGCGCTCGCCATCGGCCTGATCGACGAACTCGTTCCCGAAGCGATCCTCCTCGACATCGCGGTCGCCGCCGCCGAACGTCTGAGCCGCGGCGGCAAGCCGCCGCGCCGGCGGCACGGGTCGTTCCTCATCGACGGAAATCCGATCGGCCGGCGGATGGTCTATCGCAAGGCGCGCGAAGAGACGACCAGGAAGACCGGCGGCCACTATCCCGCGCCGCTCCGGGCGATCGAGGTGGTGCGCACCGCGCTCGAACACGGCGTGAACCGTGGCCTCGAAGCGGAAGCGCAGGCGTTCGGTGAACTGGCGATGACCGACGTGTCGCGACGGCTGGTCGAGATCTTCTTCGCGACGAGCGAACTCAAGAAGGACGACGGCGTTCCCCCCGGGATGGCGCGTCCGCGTCCGGTACGCCGTCTCGGCGTCGTCGGGGCCGGCTTCATGGGATCGGGAATCGCCGGCACGGCGGTGATGCAGGCCGGCGTCGAGGTGCGGATGAAGGACGCCGATCTCGCGAAGGTCGGTCGCGGACTCAAGGCGGCGACCGACATCCTGGCGCATCAGCTCGAACGCCGGCGCATCACGCCGCACGAGTTCGTGCGCCGCAAGGCCTACCTCTCGGGGACCGCGGCGTTCGACGGATTCGGTGCCACCGATCTCGTGATCGAAGCGGTCTTCGAAGATCTCGGCGTCAAGCGCCAGGTGATCGAGGAACTCGAGCCGGCGGTGCCGATCTCGACCGTGATCGCCACCAACACTTCAACCCTTCCGGTGCACGAGATCGCCGCAGCGGCGCATCATCCGGAGCGAATCCTCGGCATGCACTTCTTCTCGCCGGTCGAGAAGATGCCGCTACTCGAAGTGATCCCTACCGACATGACGTCGGCGGAGGCGGTTGTGACGGCAGTGCAATTCGGCCGGCGCCTCGGGAAGACCGTGATCGTGGTGGCGGACTCGCCGGGGTTCTGGGTCAACCGCATCCTCCTGCCGTACCTCAACGAAGCGGGCCATCTCCTCGAGGAAGGGATTCCGATCGAGACGATCGACGACGTGATGACGCAATGGGGATTCCCGGTCGGACCGGTGGCGCTGATGGATGAAGTCGGGCTCGACGTCGCGGAAAAGGCGGGGAAGGTGATGCACCAGGCGCTGGGCGACCGGCTTTCGCCGTCCCGCGTCATCGCCGTGATGCGCGCGGACGATCGCCTCGGCCGCAAGAACGGGCGTGGTTTCTATTTCTACAAGGACGGCCACAAGACCGACCCGGACAGCAGCGTCTTCCATCTCCTCGGTGTGCGGCAGGCGGGCGACGCCGATCGCCGGAGGATCGAGGACCGGCTCGTCTTCGCGATGCTCAACGAAGCGGCGCGGGCGATGAGCGAAGGCGTGGTCCGCACGCCGCGCGACGCCGACATCGGCGCGCTCTTCGGGATCGGCTTCCCGGCGTTCCGTGGCGGTCCGCTTCGCGAGCTCGACACTATTGGTGCCGCCGAGGCGGTGGGACGACTCGAGCGACTGGCGGCGGCGCACGGACCGCGGTTCGAACCGGCGCCGGTGCTCGACGAGATGGCCCGCACCGGCCAGCGCTGGTATCCCAGCGGAGCAGACCACTGA